AATGAAGCTGGTACAAATCGCTTTTATTTATCTGCTAAACGTTGGATAGAAGAAACAAATGCAATAGGCATTATTTCTAAGACTGGTCGTTATGGTGGAACGTATGCCCATCAAGATATAGCCTTAGAGTTTGGCTCATGGGTTAGTCCTACCTTCAAAGTTTATCTAATAAAAGAATACAGAAGACTGAAAGAAGCTGAAACAAATCAGTACAATCTTGAATGGAATATTAGAAGATTATTGAGTAAAACTAATTATGCTATCCATACAGACGCAATCAAAGAACATATTATTCCAAAAAGTACACAGCCTAAAAATAAAAATTGGTTAGAATATGCAGAAGAAGCAGATTTATTGAATGTTGCTTTATTTGGCTATACTGCTAAGGAATGGAGAGAAGTAAATACTGAAGCTGCACAAAAAGGATTGAATATGAGAGATTTTGCTAGTATAAACGAATTGATTGTACTCTCCAATATTGAATCAATGAATGCTACAATGATAAATAAAGGATTAGACAAATTCACTCGTTTTAGTGAACTAAGGGAATTGGTAGAGAAACAAATTAGTATCTTGAATAAAAGTGATACTGTACGTGCCATCAAAAAATTTGATGACAGAACATATTTAGATAAAGGAAAATAAAAAAGCCTTTCCAATTAAGAAAAGGCTAGTTTTGTGAACTAATCAGTTATCTAAAAGTATTTAGATATTAGATAGTCTATGATTTTGACAACATAGTGTCCATAGACAATGATTAGAATTGAATGAAAGATAAATTCAGTACTATGCATGGTTTTTGAATTTGTAAGGCAACGACTACCCCAAATAGTCATTGCCTTTATTATGGAATAAATAAAGCACAAAGGTTAATGTATAAATGAAGGTATCTAAAACGAAAACTTATTTTATACTTGTACTAAGTTCTGAAAACAAGTTTTAAATAAATAGGACGTTTTTTCATAATAACAATTTGATGTATAAATAGGGTTGCAAACAATGCTTTTTATTGCTCTCTTCAAAGATGTAAAAGACTGTTTTTAATACCATAAGCATCTAATAATAGAAACGATATTTAGACAAAATCATTTAGGTAGTATTTTATTTGAAATGTAAATAGTATGTATTCTATCTGTACTTTGTCTATTTTTGTCTGTACTTTGTCTATTTTTGTCTGTACCTTATCTATTTTTGTCTGTTTCTTGTCTATTTTTTATCTATACAAGATTAGAAAAAATTTTTAGTCAAAAGAATGATGTATAGTTCATTGTAACTTCAAACTTACAAACCTCCAGAACCACAAGCAGTATCGAACATAAAAAAGCCTAACCATAGTTATATGATTAGGCTTTTGATTAGTCAAAAAGGAATTGACTATGCAGCATTGGGCAATTCAGAGCCATGAATTTTGACACGCTTTACACCATGTTTATAGAGTTCTTTTCTATAAGTACGAGGAAACATTTTTATAACCTTTCGGCTTACAAACTTTCCAGTTTTCGGACAACGGTGTGAAATGCGTTCGCCTTTTTTTCTTGGCTCAATTATCTCATAATCATTTGAAGGGAACAAACTTAATTGTTCAACCATAGCAAAATTGCCGTTTTTTTTCGTTTCTTTGTAGAAACATTTTTTCGTTTTTGATTCCATTGGTCTTTTATTAATGGATGAGAAATTGTCTTTCTAAAGAGGCTCAATTCTTTATAAAGACTTAAAATAAAACAGTATCTACTAGAAGGTACTGTTTTTTTATTGTCAAATAACTGGTGTCATTTGATGAACTTAACAAAGGTAAATAAAAAAAGCATTTCGATTCGAATTTTGCATAAAAAAAAGTAAAAAATAAAATATTTTTAATAATCAAAAATTTATTTTACAATTATAAATAATCAATTTTGTGTGATAAAAAGGTAAGAAAAAAAAGAAACAGAGTATTGTACTCTATTCCTCTTTTTTATTTTATTTATATAAAAAAAGATAAATTTATTAGTTTGTTAGTCTATAAATTTAATATTCTTATTATTCTATGTGTTTATCATAATAAATTAAAGTTTTCCCACAAAAAAAAGCAGACTAAAATTAATTAGTCTGTTTTTTTTATACTTTATTCCTTCAGAAGATTTTGAGAAACTTTAAAATCCTGCTGACAATCTCTTTTTGATTATTCAGATTTTCCATAATTGATTGTTTTGATTATATAAATACTGATTTGAAAAGAAAAAAGAGTTTTTTAGGCTCTTTTTTCGCTAAATAATGGCTATCTTTTTCAGTAGAAAATAGCCTATTTTATATCAACACATCCTATAAAACTTAATTTGTAGGAAGTTAGTTTTTAAACAATTTTGATAAAGAGAAAACAGGTAAATTACAGATAAAAATAGACAAAATACACACTAACTACATCATAAATAAATGAAAAACTAAAAGGATAATAAAAAATTTAGGAAAACACTCAAAAAGTGTCATTATAAGCTCTTTTCAAGTGTTTTCAACCCTATTCTAACCAAATACTAACTCATTTTACAGTTATTTTAACTTAATCTGCGATTATTTCAACCTAATTCATCATAATTCAACTCATTCTGACCCTATTTTGCGTTTATTTTAACTAAATCATAACTTAATTTAAACAGATTTTTTTTTTAAACTAATTTCTTCTAAAAATTCTAGATACTGTTGCATAAAGTGTGTAAGTTTAAAAACGAGCTATTTTATATTTAGCTCAAAATTATTTATTTTTATATGATTTTTTACCATTTTTGAAGATATTCGTGCTACTACAACCAGAGCATTTTATGGTATTTTCATAGAATAAATGAAATAAAAATACCATAAAATGCCTTTTTTTAAGTATTTACAGAAGAATCTGCTCATCATACTTTTTACAACACCACCAATTTATTAAATTCAGCATTAGAAACTATTTTGTCTTTACAGTCGTCTATTTGTTTTCGTCTGCAAAGACTCGAATGCAAGATTAAGCTGATTTACCAACTCATTCTTTGTAATCTAACTGCGTTCAAAATAGCTAACAGTGCTACACCTACATCAGCAAACACAGCTTCCCACATATTTGCCATACCGAATGTACCTAAAATTAGTACAATAATTTTTACACCAAAAGCCAATATAATATTTTGCCAAATAATTTTTTGTGTTGCTTTTGCAATTTTTATTCCTGTAATAATTTTAGAAGGTTCGTCTGTTTGAATAATAATGTCTGCTGTTTCTATTGCAACATCACTGCCCATTGCACCCATTGCTATACCAATATCGCTTGCTGCTAGAACAGGTGCATCATTTATACCATCACCTATAAATGCAACAACTTTAGAGGAATCTTTCTTAATGGATTCTACTTCATTTAATTTGTCTTCAGGAAGCAAACCTCCTTTAGCCGAAACAATACCTAACTCACTTGCTGTTTTTTGGGTGATACTGTCTTTATCCCCTGAAAGCATCATTATAAACTTAATGCCTGCTTTTTTAAATGCTGATATAGTTTCTTTTGCATCTTCTTTTAATTCATCTGCAACAGTTACATAACCAGCAAACTCGTTATCAATTGCAACTAAAACAAATGATTCTACAATGGTTTCTAACTCATTTGGTGTTTGAATATTGAATTGATGTAGTAATTTATCATTTCCAACAATAATAGTTGTCCCATTCACAGTACCAGTTAATCCTTTACCTGCTATTTCTTTAATTGCTACAGCTTCTTGAATCGGATTATTTGATTTATATTCTAAAATAGCTTTGGCTATTGGATGTGTAGATTTTGATTCTATAGCTAATAATAAAGACATAAATTCATCTTCTGAAATTGAATTAAAAATCTTTATT
This Bernardetia sp. MNP-M8 DNA region includes the following protein-coding sequences:
- a CDS encoding KilA-N domain-containing protein, encoding MAKQKKQIEVENKVISIVSHNEEDYISLTDMIKNIEGGNSIIENWLRNKNTIEYLGVWETVHNESFNSLEFEGIKNEAGTNRFYLSAKRWIEETNAIGIISKTGRYGGTYAHQDIALEFGSWVSPTFKVYLIKEYRRLKEAETNQYNLEWNIRRLLSKTNYAIHTDAIKEHIIPKSTQPKNKNWLEYAEEADLLNVALFGYTAKEWREVNTEAAQKGLNMRDFASINELIVLSNIESMNATMINKGLDKFTRFSELRELVEKQISILNKSDTVRAIKKFDDRTYLDKGK